A region from the Sphaerodactylus townsendi isolate TG3544 linkage group LG01, MPM_Stown_v2.3, whole genome shotgun sequence genome encodes:
- the FAM167A gene encoding protein FAM167A isoform X2: protein MNVYEIPQENKMSLPKIQIEEMLDSVDYETRDGPPSDDYLRNLKALTEKLRLETRRPSYLEWKAKLEGLTWKSHPQPPEEAEKQDKKLTEESVTIQEGQVHINGTSSKEQVILASSKISGFENISEALNWLRKELMEMRLQDQQLARQLMRLRSDINKLKIEQTCHLHRRMLNDATYELEERDELSDLLCDFPLTSSFSLSTPLKLIGVTKMNINSRRFSLC, encoded by the exons ATGAATGTTTATGAGATTCCACAAGAAAATAAGATGTCTCTTCCAAAAATTCAGATTGAAGAAATGCTGGACAGTGTGGATTATGAAACCAGAGATGGACCTCCTTCTGATGACTACCTGAGGAATCTGAAAGCTCTGACAGAGAAATTGAGGCTGGAGACAAGGAGACCTTCCTATTTGGAGTGGAAGGCCAAATTGGAAGGGCTGACATGGAAAAGCCACCCCCAACCCCCTGAGGAAGCTGAGAAACAAGACAAGAAGCTGACCGAGGAAAGTGTGACCATCCAGGAGGGGCAGGTACACATCAATGGGACCTCTTCCAAAGAGCAAGTGATTCTAGCATCAAGTAAAATCAGTGGCTTTGAGAATATCAGTGAAGCTCTAAATTGGCTTAGGAAAGAACTG ATGGAAATGCGCCTCCAGGATCAGCAGTTGGCTCGGCAGCTCATGCGCTTGCGCAGTGATATCAATAAGCTCAAGATTGAGCAGACGTGCCACCTTCACCGGCGTATGCTGAACGACGCTACCTACGAGTTAGAAGAGAGGGATGAGCTCTCTGACCTCCTCTGTGACTTCCCGCTCACATCTTCCTTCAGCCTCTCCACTCCACTAAAGCTCATTGGCGTGACAAAAATGAACATCAACTCCCGGAGGTTCTCGCTTTGTTAG
- the FAM167A gene encoding protein FAM167A isoform X3, protein MLDSVDYETRDGPPSDDYLRNLKALTEKLRLETRRPSYLEWKAKLEGLTWKSHPQPPEEAEKQDKKLTEESVTIQEGQVHINGTSSKEQVILASSKISGFENISEALNWLRKELMEMRLQDQQLARQLMRLRSDINKLKIEQTCHLHRRMLNDATYELEERDELSDLLCDFPLTSSFSLSTPLKLIGVTKMNINSRRFSLC, encoded by the exons ATGCTGGACAGTGTGGATTATGAAACCAGAGATGGACCTCCTTCTGATGACTACCTGAGGAATCTGAAAGCTCTGACAGAGAAATTGAGGCTGGAGACAAGGAGACCTTCCTATTTGGAGTGGAAGGCCAAATTGGAAGGGCTGACATGGAAAAGCCACCCCCAACCCCCTGAGGAAGCTGAGAAACAAGACAAGAAGCTGACCGAGGAAAGTGTGACCATCCAGGAGGGGCAGGTACACATCAATGGGACCTCTTCCAAAGAGCAAGTGATTCTAGCATCAAGTAAAATCAGTGGCTTTGAGAATATCAGTGAAGCTCTAAATTGGCTTAGGAAAGAACTG ATGGAAATGCGCCTCCAGGATCAGCAGTTGGCTCGGCAGCTCATGCGCTTGCGCAGTGATATCAATAAGCTCAAGATTGAGCAGACGTGCCACCTTCACCGGCGTATGCTGAACGACGCTACCTACGAGTTAGAAGAGAGGGATGAGCTCTCTGACCTCCTCTGTGACTTCCCGCTCACATCTTCCTTCAGCCTCTCCACTCCACTAAAGCTCATTGGCGTGACAAAAATGAACATCAACTCCCGGAGGTTCTCGCTTTGTTAG